TGATTTCTCAAAGGCCATTACCATCTAATGCTACATTCTGTCATGTATTGGGTTCATTATCCAAAATCAAATGTCACTCAGATGTCATTTTGTTGCATAAAAAGATGAGTTTGGTTGGGGTACAACCTGATATTTTTACATTCactattttgataaattgctgctGTAAATTAGGAAAAGTTGATCATGGGTTCTGTTTTCTTGGAGAGATTATTAAGAGAGGTTATCATCCTGATACTATCACTTTCACTACACTCATGAAAGGGTTGTGTCTACAAGGGAAGATTGATTATGCAATCAAAGTGTTCGACAGAATGACTAAGATGGGTATTCAACCTAATGCTATTACATGTAATACTCTTATACATGGGCTGTGTATAACTGGTCAACTGGGTCGAGCTCTTCAGTTAAAAAACAACATGTCAAAATGGAATATTAATTGCAGACCAGATGTTGTTTCATATAATGCCATTATAGATACTCTTTGTAAAGGAGGTTTACTTGATCAAGCTATGGTTCTATTCTCTGAAATGCTTCACGATTCCAATGTTGTACCCAATGTAGTTGCTTACAATATTTTGATTAATGGGTTTGGAAATTCAGGCCGGCTAAAGGAGGCGAAGAGACTCTTTGACGAGATGGTTAGTAGAAGAATCTCCGCAGATGTAACGACTTATACTTCTTTGATTCACAGTCATTGTGTACACGGTCAACAGGAGGAAGCAAGAAGATATTTTGATGAAATGATGGATCGAGGGATTTCACCCAATACAGTAACTTTTAGTGTCTTAATAGATTCACATTGTAAAGATGGGATGACGGAAGATGCTTGGGGGTTATTCAAATTGATGGAAAAGATAAACATAAAACCGAATCTGATTACTTATAATTCAATGATGGATGGTCTGTGTTTAGTAGGTCGGTTGCCAGATGCGGTGAAACTATTTGACTCGATGGTGGATAAGGGTCTTGAACCGGATGATTTTAGTTGGAGTATATTAATCGACGGGTACTGCAAGAATCGTAAGTTGGATGGAGCTATGCAGCTATTtaagaaaatgaaacaaaatggaTTGAAACCCACAACAGTTACCTACACTATACTATTAAGAGGACTATACCAGGATGGAAGAATTAAGACTGCTCAGAAGTTTTTCAATGAGATGCAATCTTTTGGTCTATCTCCAAATGAAGTTACTTACGGTACATTTTTGGATGGTCTCTGCAAGAATGGCAAAATTGTGGAGGCAATAGAATTGTTTGAATCAATGGAGGGTACTGGTATCTTACCTAATATAGAAATGCACAGTATTCTTATTCATGGATTTTGCCAGGCTGGCAAATTGGAAGACGCCAAGAAACTGTTTAATGAGATTCCAAAAAAGGGATTAGATCCTGATGTAGTAACGTATACCACCATGATAAATGGCTTATTTGACAACAGGATGTTCTTGGAGGCTAACGAATTAATCATCGAAATGGAAGAGAAGGGTTGTTCACCAAATGTTATAACATATAATACCATCATTAATGGTTTTCTTACAGCAAAGGAGACAGACAAGGCCTTGCAATTTCTTATCAGGATGCGTGAAAGAGAATTTGTACCGAGAGATTCTGTTGTTTCTTTGTTAACAAATACTCTCTCAGCAGATGAGCTAAAAAATTTGTAGTTTCTTTTTTTCACGAAACCTCGTAGTTGTTGTGGTAGCATGGATCATCCTAATAATTATTAATGTATCTGGATGAATATATGGTTTCCTTTGGGGTATTTGCTTCTCCTTTCCGTTAAATTCAATCAGGTACTAATGTCTGAAAGTTGTAATGAAATTTCTCCAGTGGCAGTCCAAGCCGCTGCAGCGGTTAGAAATGCAGGTTTATCAGAACGGGGATTCCTTTTAAATGGCTTTGTGGGGACAATCTTGATAAGGTACACAAATAGGCTTTTTCATTTACATTTTGTTTTTTGTAAGGTGATCGTGGTTTTATGTATTTCAGCTGAGGCTATACGTGTTATCTCATGAGTCTGCGATGTCCCTAACTGTAGTCATTGTACTCAGGTTTATGGTGTACTGTTTTATCTGTTGGATCTCAGTCACGCACAAAGCGCAGAGATTTAGTGGCATGCTTCAATGACTCTATCGCAGGCGAATCTTAGGTCTGTATTAGACTACATTGATATTCTGACAAGACAACCTTCTGTATGTCAGTCACTTATCCTTTTCAAATACCAATGCTGTAGGTCCAAACTTAGGAACTGGAATCTTGATTCTGAGTTGCGCTGTATGATTTCTTCAGTAAAAAAGGAGAATGCGTGTGTGAGATAATGGAAGctagtaagaaaaaaaaaatagcctGACTGGTGTGATTTGGAAAAGTTTGAAGTCTAGATTAGGAAATTCTAAGTTAaatatattccggagccgaggatgGCTTTAATTTAAGGTCTTGGTATTCTAATACCCTGATTCGGCAGGTTGGGTTCGTCGAATGGAATATATGTAATGGTTTGTACTCTCCAAACACAGAGGCCTGATGCGTACACTTGAATGAGTAGTGAACAAAATTTATCAGCCAAGCATGCTCTGTTGGGAGTAGCCAcatgatgggtgacctctcgggaagttgttgttggatgaccACAGTAGTGCCGTTAAAATCCCTTAT
This is a stretch of genomic DNA from Papaver somniferum cultivar HN1 chromosome 1, ASM357369v1, whole genome shotgun sequence. It encodes these proteins:
- the LOC113319155 gene encoding pentatricopeptide repeat-containing protein At3g22470, mitochondrial-like, encoding MILNGRLLHLHTSVLQICYRFNQSFQQHDYEIFVRNYYGAGTQISQLESFVRDECKSGRIKKLDDGLKYFDQLISQRPLPSNATFCHVLGSLSKIKCHSDVILLHKKMSLVGVQPDIFTFTILINCCCKLGKVDHGFCFLGEIIKRGYHPDTITFTTLMKGLCLQGKIDYAIKVFDRMTKMGIQPNAITCNTLIHGLCITGQLGRALQLKNNMSKWNINCRPDVVSYNAIIDTLCKGGLLDQAMVLFSEMLHDSNVVPNVVAYNILINGFGNSGRLKEAKRLFDEMVSRRISADVTTYTSLIHSHCVHGQQEEARRYFDEMMDRGISPNTVTFSVLIDSHCKDGMTEDAWGLFKLMEKINIKPNLITYNSMMDGLCLVGRLPDAVKLFDSMVDKGLEPDDFSWSILIDGYCKNRKLDGAMQLFKKMKQNGLKPTTVTYTILLRGLYQDGRIKTAQKFFNEMQSFGLSPNEVTYGTFLDGLCKNGKIVEAIELFESMEGTGILPNIEMHSILIHGFCQAGKLEDAKKLFNEIPKKGLDPDVVTYTTMINGLFDNRMFLEANELIIEMEEKGCSPNVITYNTIINGFLTAKETDKALQFLIRMREREFVPRDSVVSLLTNTLSADELKNL